The following proteins are encoded in a genomic region of Nicotiana sylvestris chromosome 4, ASM39365v2, whole genome shotgun sequence:
- the LOC138890126 gene encoding uncharacterized protein, translating to MKDLVTKKRSMNCETIKMKHQVSAIVNSMALKLEDPGAFTIPCTIGSADFAKALCDLWASINLMPYSLFKTLGIGQPRPTSMRLQMADRTMKRPLGIIDDVLVRVEKFILPADFVILYCEVDYETPIILGRPFFAIGKALVDLEAGELTFRVGHENVVFHVCKSMRQPNSTEVCSFVDLVANVIIDDVSATMNVEDNLEAVLLNLDGYKEKEGYVECVNALQEMGSYTYEPRKLSLDNKNWKTPPTKPLIEEPPTLELKPLPPYLRY from the coding sequence atgaaggacttggtaacaaagaaaaGATCAATGAATTGTGAGACTATCAAGATGAAACATCAAGTGAGTGCTATTGTGAACTCAATGGCTCTGAAATTGGAAGATCCAGGCGCTTTCACAATCCCATGTAcaattggaagtgccgactttgccaAAGCTTTATGTGATCTCTGGGcgagtatcaatttgatgccctactcgttgttcaaaactttgggaattgggcaaccaagacccacatccatgaggttgcaaatggcggatcgTACTATGAAGAGgcctttgggtattattgatgatgtgttagTTCGTGTTGAAAAGTTCATCCTCCCGGCGGATTTTGTGATTCTTTATTGTGAAGTTGACTATGAGACTcctattattttgggtagacctTTCTTTGCTATAGGGAAGGCACTTGTTGATTTAGAAgccggtgagctcactttccgggtTGGTCACGAAAATGTggtcttccatgtgtgcaaatctatgaggcaaccgaatagcacTGAAGTTTGTTCGTTCGTGGATTTAGTGGCCAAtgtgattattgatgatgttaGTGCCACAATGAATGTTGAGGATAATTTGGAAGCCGTTTTGCTTAACCTTGATGGTTATAAGGAGAAAGAAGGCtatgtggagtgtgtgaatgcattgcaagaaatggggtcgtacacttatgagccCCGCAAGCTATCCTTGGATAATAAAAATtggaagactcctccaacaaagcccttaatcgaggagcctcccactttggagttaaagccattgcctccaTATCTTAGGTATTAA